A genomic region of Alistipes megaguti contains the following coding sequences:
- a CDS encoding FecR family protein: MKEELLYRYLSGETTEAENAEILAWLDSDPEAHLHELNRIRYICQAADEALLAVARPKRRRAPLLRLVRYASGVAASLLLLGGVWYFASRTTADSISDRMAVVEVPDGQYIRLTLEDGTAVWLNAGTRLEYPVVFNRSKRQVKISGEAIFDVTHEADRPFVVKTFVSEIEVLGTRFSVHTDEERNLFSTTLMQGRVKVVNLNDPSQTMLMEPNDMVSLVDGRFCKSRVQNFAETSWTEGLIHLESMPFDELMERFERAFAVHIVLECDPLPVVDIISGEIRVSDGIDNALSVLQQIVDFTYEHDYTHNTIYIR, encoded by the coding sequence ATGAAGGAAGAACTGCTATATCGCTATTTGTCCGGCGAGACGACCGAAGCGGAAAACGCGGAGATCCTCGCCTGGCTCGACAGCGACCCCGAAGCTCATCTGCACGAACTGAACCGGATCCGCTACATCTGCCAGGCGGCCGACGAGGCGCTTCTTGCGGTTGCACGGCCCAAACGCCGTCGGGCACCGCTGCTGCGGCTGGTCCGCTATGCGTCGGGCGTGGCGGCCTCATTGCTGCTGCTGGGCGGCGTGTGGTACTTCGCTTCGCGCACGACGGCCGACTCCATCTCCGACCGCATGGCCGTGGTCGAGGTCCCCGACGGACAGTATATCCGCCTGACGCTGGAGGACGGAACCGCGGTATGGCTCAACGCCGGAACCCGACTGGAGTATCCGGTGGTCTTCAACCGCAGCAAACGGCAGGTGAAGATTTCGGGTGAAGCCATTTTCGATGTGACCCATGAGGCCGACCGTCCGTTTGTCGTCAAGACGTTCGTCTCCGAGATCGAGGTGCTGGGCACGCGCTTCAGCGTACATACCGACGAGGAGCGCAACCTCTTCTCGACCACGCTGATGCAGGGCCGCGTGAAGGTGGTCAACCTGAACGACCCCTCGCAGACGATGCTCATGGAGCCGAACGACATGGTGAGCCTGGTCGACGGCCGCTTCTGCAAGAGCCGTGTGCAGAACTTTGCCGAAACGAGCTGGACCGAGGGGCTGATCCATCTGGAGAGCATGCCCTTCGACGAACTCATGGAACGCTTCGAACGGGCCTTTGCCGTGCATATTGTGCTGGAGTGCGATCCGCTGCCGGTCGTGGACATCATCAGCGGCGAGATCCGCGTGTCGGACGGCATCGACAACGCCCTGAGCGTTCTGCAGCAGATAGTCGACTTCACCTACGAACACGACTATACGCACAATACCATATACATCCGATAA
- a CDS encoding RNA polymerase sigma-70 factor has protein sequence MTLDTSIRRFCDTFHQERAKYANFAMRFVRDRAAAEDLVNDSFVTFWERRETLAEETVCEAYFYTIVKNKCLNYLRDMQTRSKIRGDLQDTSSRLMQYDLASLESYDPNLIFSSEIQTILEEQLQSLPELTRCIFRDNRFEHKTYEEIAQKYGISVWKVAREIQATLQTLRLALKDYLPILLILLSMRR, from the coding sequence ATGACCTTGGACACAAGCATACGCCGATTCTGCGACACCTTCCATCAGGAACGGGCCAAGTATGCGAATTTTGCCATGCGCTTCGTGCGGGACCGCGCCGCAGCCGAGGATCTGGTCAACGACAGCTTCGTCACCTTCTGGGAGCGACGCGAGACGCTGGCCGAAGAGACCGTCTGCGAGGCCTACTTCTATACGATCGTCAAGAACAAGTGTCTGAACTACCTGCGCGACATGCAGACGCGCTCGAAGATCCGGGGCGACCTCCAGGACACCTCCAGCCGGCTGATGCAGTACGATCTGGCGTCGCTCGAGAGCTACGATCCCAACCTGATCTTCTCGAGCGAGATCCAGACCATTCTCGAGGAGCAGCTGCAATCGCTGCCCGAACTGACGCGGTGTATCTTCCGCGACAACCGTTTCGAGCACAAGACCTATGAGGAGATTGCCCAGAAATACGGCATTTCGGTCTGGAAGGTGGCCCGCGAAATCCAGGCCACGCTGCAGACGCTCCGCCTCGCACTGAAAGACTATCTTCCGATCCTGCTCATCCTGCTGTCGATGCGCCGGTAG